The nucleotide window TCATGTGATTTCCCTTTTCCATTCAGTTCTTGCCTTGGAATGGTTTTTTTTGCTTTTACTAACAAACTTTGGAAAGTTGTATGCCAGCAACTCACTTCTCTGCCCACATGTTCATGATCAGAAAACCGCCACCTTTCTGCCATCTCTTGTGCACCCTCAAGCGCAAACAACCAATCTTTCAATTCTATACACACATCCACATCATCTGGCATTTCCAAGTTCAAAAATCCACCATCTTCCCCATTTTCTGAACTCTTATCTGTAGAAAAACTGAAAACTTAAGAACAATGCAGCTGATGCAGAAACCTTGAAACAATAACACAGTAGTACAGCATATAGATAACGAGAAACCATTTAGACAAATATTTTGTTCCATACCTTCTCCTAAATCATCAACTGAGAGAGAAGATGTTTTGAAAAGTTTTGATAGTGGTCCTGTTGATAAATTCTTTAATCCTTTAGAAAGCCCTTCTCCAGGACCACCATCAGGCCCCAGTATTCCAAATCGATGCAACAGAGTTTCAGCATAGTTCATTCCACCACCAAGGCGAATACCAGAAATACAGGCTGACACGCTTAAGCTATGGCACTCTTTATCACGTTCACTGAATGGAATCACATGTACTATGTTAACATCCAGGAATGGAATTGCCTGCGCAATACCATTTCGTTGATGTTTCCTCTGGTCATGCACCCAAAAGACAGCTCTTAGTTGAGGACAGCCATCTGTAGACACCACACAGCCATTATCAACAGAAgttaaaattgtgccattttcatGAACCAAACTTCCCTCTGTCTCTACACAGTCAACCTCAACAGTTTGCCATTGTAAAGTGGATGACACAGCAATAGCGCCACCAAGGGTTCTATGGGCAACTTTGAAGAAAAGATCTTCTCCAATAAATTGAACCAGAGGCCTTCCCTCAATATCTATGGAGGAAGACTCTAGAAATCTAAGCTGAAGTCCCTTCACTGCGAGGCTTACTGCAGTATCACAAGGAACCTCATCCATTAGCCTACCACCTGAAGATTCATTCCCAATTCTCTTTGGTCTCCTACTTCTGCCAACTGAGGCAATCTTTTCACCAACTCTGCCAAAGTAAGCATATAGATCCAAGACAAAAAATAACTGCTCAACAGAAGTGTTGGACAAATACTGTTGACAAGCAACACCCACTCTGACAACACCTCCAGGAGGAGGAACATTTGTTAATGGACTTCCATCAGCAGTTACCATGGCTGCCTCAATAGAAGCATCTTTTAGTTCAACACACCTCCACAAGCCTGAAGCCAACACATGAGAATTCAATTGCCCAGTAGATCTGGCAGATGTTTCCAGAGACAAACCAAGATGTGATGCTCCAGCAGTCCATTTCTTCTGGCTTGCATCAATAGGCTGACCCTGCCACAGACAGAAGCAAGCAGGATCCTTCTCCAGGTTTAGCAGCCTGAGTTTTAGGGAAGGTGACTCTgagaaaaacaagttttcaatgtGAAGCCTTGCTCCAGTAAAGGAATTCTGGGCAAAAGAATTCTTGCTGGCAGTTGGATTATCCAATTTACTCATGTCCAGAGGAACAGTGACATCTAATTCCTTGATAATGAACGTTAAGGAATTTAATGAAAAATCAGGTAAAACATCTCCACGACTAACAACAATTCCATCAGCTAAGAAGGAAGATATCCGTAAACATGATTCTTCCTGGACGTGAATCTGAACAAACAATGATAAATTATGATTAGCACTAAGTACATCGGATGATAAAAAGTTATATATTGAGATTATCAACACATACCATAAGAGGCTGGCAAGCAATAACCGTTTCTGAAGCAAAAGATGGCGGGACTGGAGAAGGCTTGACCTGAAGGGAATGAAGGCATATCAAGGGAACACCTACACTTAGATGCCACTGCAGGTCTCCCAGAGGATATATAGGAGGGCAAAAATTCTTAGCTGTGAAGACAAGTAAACAATTAGACAAACTTTAACCAACCAACATCCAGTCCTAACTACATATACATTCATAAAATAAGGAATAGGATTCTTTAAAATTAATAGGTTTAAATAATACCAAAGGCAGGAATCTGCACATCATTTTCTATGACAGCCTCCATGGATGGCTGCACCAAAGTACATGGAGGGCGTGAAAAGGTGTCCCTGCATTAAGCAATTCACATGGTAATTACAATCAAGTTATTGATAATATAAATCAATCTCCCCCCACCCCACATCTTTTTCTTACGCCCAAAAGTCAGCCATCTGATATTCTTGTACTTTATAACAGGCATAGGAACCACTTCACAGTTTAATGAATCTTTCTTTCAGTATCAAGAGTCAGGACCAAGAGCCAGCCAAGGAATTGAAGAGGAATCCTTATGGTTTTCCCCATCTCCATCCCAGTATTGATGATTGAACTGCAATTGCTAGTATGGGATAAGGATAATAATCCCCATCACTCCATCAGATCTCCAAATAGGAGACGCAGATAAGATATTGTATCAGATGTTATTCCCAAGTAATCCATCAGAGAGATATCTGGCTGGATGGACCTACAACTACAAGAGCCCTTGAAAATTTGTTTCTTAGggattttcctctcttttctaTGAAGATTTTATAATCTACACTTTTATCACCTCCCTAAccattcattttcattttttaagaaatattaacaAAAGAGGAACTACTAATCTCCACTTGTTACTTTATATTCTTTTTTTCACTTTTCTAAGGGGTCTGATACAAGGACTTCAACTTTTAGTAGTTTGAGAAGCTCCCCCACAAGTCCTACAAACAATTTTCCTCTAACCAGCAACATTTAAGGAGGCTAAAGTTCTCTCTACAGTTAAAGCTTTATTTTGTCTGCAGTTCTTGAAAAGATCAATACCAAAAATTATAGTGAATACAGATATTATCTCCAATATGTGTATCATATTCTATCAGTCACTGACTAAAAGCCAACTTTTCAGACATTTTTTTCGTCTAAAGTACTTTTTTTCATATGCCACAAACAGCATGTTTGCCAACATACCTATTGCTAATCCATTTCAAgatgcaagaaaaaaaaaattctttggtGATGGGCTACATTTCTGGTGGTAAATTCATGGTTCTGACTTGCAGTTGCAATTATGAATAATGATATCAGGGTTTTGCAACACAGCAATCGTTTAATGAATTTTTTCCTGATAGCAAATGTTTAAAGCCTCTTAGTCTGAGTAACAGGCATTTATATGGTCCTATAATATTGCAATATCCATATTGACTGATCCAGGATAAATATACATGAAACAACACAAGCTGGTACATAACAGCCTCTCCTGCATTGGAATCCCAAAAAAATGACACAGAGTTGCCTATACCATAGTATCCTGTTCTAATTGAAATGCAAGAACTTTAAGAATCATTATTTCTTTACTCTCTAATAAAACTCTCTTTTATCAAAAGAACAGACTAATATTCAAAGTCGTCATGCAATAatttcaattgattttttttcattcCATACAAATTCAACAGCGTAACTATTAGATCCAATCACTCATCACTCTCCTCAATtctaagaagaagaaaaagaagaggaggaactgaGGAAGAACCAAAAGAGcaggagaagaagaaggagaaggagagacCATCAAATTGATGAAGTTACTGGGTAACCACCCCTGGAGTAAAGGAATGCCATGTAAAAGTTCCAACACCACCAAACAACAAATCTAAAGTTATATCACAGAAAAAGAATAATTGAATGAGCTAATGAGAGAATATTTAGAAGTTCCAATCAATAAAAGAAAAGCAATGAAATTTTACCTTAAGAACAGTCCACCAATCATAACTTTAGTCAAGTTATTAGCAATTTCTCCATCAGAAACTGTTGCCTAGAAAGAAACCAGCCCAGTATAAGATCTTGCACTAATTAAAATCATAACAACTGCCCAAACAGAAATGTATAGAAGCACACAGCACAATGGTCTAAAATTTCAAGGATCTTAGAGATTCTAGATGAAGGAATTGCAAATAAAACAGTAGAACTATGAAAATTGCCAACAATACTTAAAAGGTCCACCAGATCTCAACAAAATGGAAGTTCTCTAGTCCATGTTGTAGACATTTCTACATCAAAAATTGAAGAGTGAATGCTCTGAATCACTCAAAAAAAATTCAGagaataaataattttttcttaAGAAAATAGAGAAATTAAGTTCATTATTTTTCTCATAAAGATCAACTTAATGActtatgaaaatttttcattcCTCAGTTAACTGATTGGTTTGAGAGTAAAAATAAGACATTTCAAGTAACAAAATATAAATTACTCATCCTTAGGTCACTTGAGATGCTATAgctccttttaacaattttttttttttttttaatatctagtAACTAGAGTTAACATGACAATACCTTACCAACAAAAATTGGACTACTTAAGTGATATTTTTGTTATTCAGAAGTTTAACATTTATGGATTATGGGACAATACCCGAGAAAAGAGAAGTGACTGCATCAAGAGCTCAAGCTGGAACTCTGCAAGTAAAATCAAAATGAGCGCAAATGGTCAATTCATGAAAATTGCAATCTAAATAACAGAGAACTATCTTGGGTTGCGGGTAGATGTCCCTCCTACACATACATCAAAGCCCAAAGGAAAAGTGTGGTCTCAATCATGTGGAACACATAACTGAGTGGAGGAATAAACATCCACACATGACATGACACAGGAAAAGTATCAGCagataataacaaaaaaaattattaaaaaaaagccttatatatatatatatatatatatatatatatatatatatatatatatatatatatatatatataagtcttgAATAGAACACTAAAAGCTAAAATATTAATAAGGAAAGTAAATAGAAAGGGAAAACAAACTAACCTGCATCCTTAATGCATAAAAATATATGATCTACAAGAATAGAGACTAATGAACGTCCTGCTGCTTCTGTAGATCGCTGCAGGAATCAAAGTAAAAGATAAAGGGAGTCAGAAAGAGTGCTTAGTTGAGATTCCTCCATGACAGTTTAACAAGAAATACTACAGCTGATGTTAAGGGTAATAATATAAGCAACTTGTAACCTGCTGAGCCTTCAAATCCACATCCCCCCTATTAAGACACACATATAATCCAGTCAGAAAGCGGAGAAGAGCTCGGAGTCCTGCTCATACAATGTCATTTAAGTACTTGAgacatttattttatatattatgaaATATGAACAGAGAATCTGGTTGCTGGAGAACATTTCACTTTTACCTGGTTCACTTAATGCAGGACAGACAGCTTCTGTAATATGTAGTTGAACCTCCAGCCCAAGGGGACTGTTTTGTTCAGTCCTCTGTACTGTGATctgatacaaattatgaaatgaggaCACAAATAGGACTTTATAACCCAGATAAAACTAAATAAAGCTTTTGATCATTTCTCCATAGTCCAAAATAAAGCAAAAGCTCATCAAGAATTTACTTAAAATGAACAATTGGCATTACATGAGCCTCTCCTGATATTCCTTCCAAAAACCGTTCTCCACCAAAGAAAACTCGCTTCGCACCATCATCATCTCTTTGAGTTGAACCCCCTTGAGAACGTGCTAAACTGGCATCGGCAAACATATCAGGATGAGGCAGGAGATCAATAGATAAAGACTCCCATTCAAGTTTCTGTAAAGGAAAGAATTTAGCATCattataaatttcataaaaataactGAAGGACACAGACACAGCCTCACTTCCGAAAAATAAATAATGCAGTCGAATCTTTCTAAACATACATATCATGGGGTGTCTACATTATCAAGAACTTTCATCTTACCTTGAACACATATATAAACCCTTTGTTATTGGAGAATTCACGTGCTTCCTTTAGATTTACAACCTGCAACATATAACTACCCATGTAAGAATTTGAACTAAAGAAAGCAATCAAGATTGTGCATATAGCAAAATTACCTGCCAATTTTCGTTTGTGGTACACAATAAAAGGTTGCGTATCGTGATAGATGCTAGAGGTGCTGCCCTGAAGAATGAATAGAGATGATTATATGATTTCCATAATGGTGAAAAAAGACTTATCAACTTAAATTTCAAAGCACGCTCAAACAAAAATTAACAAGAGGTGACAGCAACATTAGTTCCTATTTTACATTGAATATTATGTTGCTCAGAGAAATAGAGGAAACTAAATATTGGAACGAAGATATAATGTTAAGCAAGTAATAAGTAAACTTACACACATTCCAATTGATACAAACAGATAACTAATAACTGGATGCCAACATAAAGCTGGTGAAAACAATAAGCACTTACCAGGCAGCACCACCCTTGCGTCGAACACCCCCACGCGTTTCAAGTAGAAGATTGACTGTGCTAACCTGAATTGTCATTCCATCTGCAATCTGGTATGCAAAAAAGGCAAATTTTATGTCCAATATATCCAACCCATTGCATGTCATTAACCACAAGGTCAGTAAAGACAAAGTGTTGGGTTGCCACATTGAATAAATAAGCTCCAAGCAAACTAAGACCTGAAATTTGTGTTCTCCTAATAAGGATAACCTAAGTACATAAAACTCATAAGAAAAGGGAAAGCAATTATATTTAAGAAAAATCAAACATGTACACATCCTTGTTCAATTTTACAGATTTCTAGCAAGCAAAAAGCCTTGGTTTTGAAGGATTGAGGTATTAGAGTTTAGAAAAAGAATCACATTTCCAGAGGCTGACTATAgtcattgaattaaaaataccaAAAATCTCAATGCAACTGCACCCAAGATAGCACCTACCTTGTCAGCAAATCCATAGCCGCTAGCCTTACTGGAGCCAGCAGATGACTGGATGCTGCAATAGTGAAAAGAATCAGCAACAGTTTCAACTAAAACTATAGGCATCATTCTGCTACTACCTGAAAGTGAACTGACAATACCTGTTAGAGCTGCCACATGCATCCAAATCACGATTCTCCTCCAGAACCAAATCGAGCTTATCAATTTGTATAACAATTGGTTCTACTTGTACATTactaatatatgggagctggggAGAAAAAAGGGAAAAGTATAaaagcaattaaactaaattagaaAGCAAGCACTTGCAAGTTAGAGAAAAATAAAACTTAAGAATGGAATAAAACAAAGTCTGATTGCtatcaaaaaataaagaaagaaattatACATATAAATTTTGAACAATAAATGCAATCTTTTCAATTTGCATATCCCAGAAAAGATCAATATATGCCACAACCTAATTGCAGTCGCACCAAAATAGTGAACTTTTTCACATCCTCACTTCCATTGTCTCAACACGaaaaaagtaataataataataataataatgacagGAAATTCCCTTCAGCCGAATAATCTAAGCTAATTAAGTTTCCACAAGTCaagttctttctctttttctttttttcctagTAATTACACAGCCAATTAAACTGCAAACTTCAACTTTTTTCTATCAATCTCTTGAACATTGTTATATATCAACAAGTTACAAAACAATTTAGTAAATTCACAATAAGAtcagaaaaggaaataaaaaataataataacaaaagatcaaaaaacaaaaaagagagaaagaataCTAACAATTATCTCAAATTTGCCCACTTTTGCCTTTGTTACATTCAAGGCCGGTGGCAATCCCATGCTGGCATGCAAGGCATCTCCATTTATATCTAAATCCAAACacaaaaacaaaatatataaaCCTAAATTCAACATTTCTATCGGAGCTATTACTTTGAttttagaaaagaaaaatgaaaaaccaCTAAACTTAACCTTCAAAAGCAGATAACTATCcacagaaaattagaccaaaatgaacttaaaaaataaattaaaaaaaaaaaaaaagcagataGTCTTCCAAATAACTTGATTAAGCAATGAGGAAACTCTACTTACCTAAATTGGATAGTTGTACGACACGTCCTTGAAGCTTTAACTGATCTCTAGAGAAGGATTTGAGCCAATACTTGAGCGTGTACTCGAGGGCTCGTGCCAGTATCGCCTCCATTGCCAGCGACTACGGACAACTTCAACAATCTCCCAAAATTTACACCTTCCAGTAACTTCTCGATCCAAAATCAAATCACATGAAGCGATTTTGGCTTGTAATCGAGAAACGTGAAATAAGAAATTAGGAAATCTTGAAGTTGGGTTTCCTCTTGGGTGATTTGTTTGCTTAGCAGTTTGGGAATCTGAAAACAGTGAAGGGGAAGGTGTGGCATGTGTGGAGGGTGTAACGCGTGTGAAACGGGGTTGTGGCGGGAAGCGCATTGGATCTCGGGTCAAGAGCGTGTCAGGCTGTAGGTGGATTTGTCGCCTATTGTACTTcgcaaaattttgagaaaaatgatTATAATTGAAAAATTGAATCCAACATTTTTAACAAGTTCAGTTCTTAGTTTgtttgattatttttataaaaaaaatttaaaaaaatgaatttgttgatttatttaatttttttaactaattttataaaatataatttataaatttataaatttataatatgagtaaataataaaaatataaaaattaaaatttcaattaaataaatttaaattaataaatccaattaaattaaaattttttaattcaattttattaattttattttttaattttatcaattcaatttaaaatcaaattaaattgattgtattatttctatttttatttaatttatttttttacaaatttaGGAAAAATGGATATTTTTATGCTTGAATTTAAAATTTGTGAATtaaaaggaatatatatatatatatatatatatatatatatatatatatatatatatatatataatttgaaatgcccaattgaaaattttatttttttaattttatcatcaataaaactaatTCCATGAGTGAATTATTAAATCATTTCTAAAATTATGGCCTATAAagttatgaatttaaaattttaatttatatgggtTTAGTgataatttttttatgaagatCGTGAGATGTAAAATAATCTATTATTATTGTATGATCCAACATGAATGATAATATGATGCTGCCACGTCTTGTTCAGGGATTCCATCCACTATCTTAATTAGGGTAGGGATGATTGGATTTAAACTGAAATAATCAATTGAATAAATaaaaatgttaattttatttatttaataatttattttatataattttgaaatttttgtttaatcaatttaatatttaaaaaataataacaaaattaaatcaaattaaaataataaaaatatgcaaATTATACTATACTCTAGGTGACCCACGTGGCATGTATAATGTGatactataaataaataaaattataacacatTAACTATTTAATAAAACGTGTTTTTTTGGTAGTTATATTTTAAATTggacaattaaaaaaattataagcattatcattatttttttaatataaagcaCCATATCCTCtcattactttatatatatatatatatatatatatatatatatatagacattcTTTTACAATACTATTATTTAGTTAATATGTAAAATtctactttatagtattattatgtaatattttttattattaaattataaattatttaataattattttattaatactataataaataataattactatAAGATAACTTATAATAATatgtattaattatatatatatatatatattaattattttaattataaaatttttattaaaaaggtTGAAaggtaaaaataataaaaataaaatttaaaataattaataaaaaaatttaaaatattatattatttttatatattaaaattaaaatatatatatatatattaaatttattaaaatatatatatataaaatattatcgttTTATAGGTTTATTGGGATCTTTATATTGAAATCTGGGAttaatattatttgtttatcttgATAAATTTtgaacattttttttattttttataaaaaaaattactattttataaaaaaaataaaattaaaaatattaaaattaaaaattactatTTTTCATAAATAAAGAGATCCATATTTTGGACGAAATGAAACGAGAGAAGAATTCTCGTGCAGGACACGTGGGTTCTTAACTGAAGCCAGCTGAGACAGTTTGCGCGTAGTTTGTGGCTAGTATTTCTGTGTCCAATGCTGACGTAGGCAATCTAATCTCTTCGCTGTCTTACTTTTGTTGACTTTGCGGCGCACCTGCGATTACCTCGCGGCGCTCGGCTATGTTAGCCTACCATGGCTCC belongs to Hevea brasiliensis isolate MT/VB/25A 57/8 chromosome 4, ASM3005281v1, whole genome shotgun sequence and includes:
- the LOC110632702 gene encoding uncharacterized protein LOC110632702 isoform X1, whose protein sequence is MEAILARALEYTLKYWLKSFSRDQLKLQGRVVQLSNLDINGDALHASMGLPPALNVTKAKVGKFEIILPYISNVQVEPIVIQIDKLDLVLEENRDLDACGSSNSIQSSAGSSKASGYGFADKIADGMTIQVSTVNLLLETRGGVRRKGGAAWAAPLASITIRNLLLCTTNENWQVVNLKEAREFSNNKGFIYVFKKLEWESLSIDLLPHPDMFADASLARSQGGSTQRDDDGAKRVFFGGERFLEGISGEAHITVQRTEQNSPLGLEVQLHITEAVCPALSEPGLRALLRFLTGLYVCLNRGDVDLKAQQRSTEAAGRSLVSILVDHIFLCIKDAEFQLELLMQSLLFSRATVSDGEIANNLTKVMIGGLFLRDTFSRPPCTLVQPSMEAVIENDVQIPAFAKNFCPPIYPLGDLQWHLSVGVPLICLHSLQVKPSPVPPSFASETVIACQPLMIHVQEESCLRISSFLADGIVVSRGDVLPDFSLNSLTFIIKELDVTVPLDMSKLDNPTASKNSFAQNSFTGARLHIENLFFSESPSLKLRLLNLEKDPACFCLWQGQPIDASQKKWTAGASHLGLSLETSARSTGQLNSHVLASGLWRCVELKDASIEAAMVTADGSPLTNVPPPGGVVRVGVACQQYLSNTSVEQLFFVLDLYAYFGRVGEKIASVGRSRRPKRIGNESSGGRLMDEVPCDTAVSLAVKGLQLRFLESSSIDIEGRPLVQFIGEDLFFKVAHRTLGGAIAVSSTLQWQTVEVDCVETEGSLVHENGTILTSVDNGCVVSTDGCPQLRAVFWVHDQRKHQRNGIAQAIPFLDVNIVHVIPFSERDKECHSLSVSACISGIRLGGGMNYAETLLHRFGILGPDGGPGEGLSKGLKNLSTGPLSKLFKTSSLSVDDLGEDKSSENGEDGGFLNLEMPDDVDVCIELKDWLFALEGAQEMAERWRFSDHEHVGREVSCWHTTFQSLLVKAKKTIPRQELNGKGKSHERQKYPVELVIVGVKGLQILKPLGQKGISVSENGIKQVIETGGINLEAHMVMSGENVDDDMPTWIVENLKFSVNQPIEAVVTKDELQHLALLCKSEVDAMGRIAAGVLKLLKLERSIGQATIYQLSNLGSESFEKIFSPQKLSRGSSPCSVGFSSMSNPIETPQTTLESTVGSLEEAVLDSQAKCSALITDISASESSVQYLAEIKQLSQKLESMQNLIKQLRTQI
- the LOC110632702 gene encoding uncharacterized protein LOC110632702 isoform X2, with the protein product MEAILARALEYTLKYWLKSFSRDQLKLQGRVVQLSNLDINGDALHASMGLPPALNVTKAKVGKFEIILPYISNVQVEPIVIQIDKLDLVLEENRDLDACGSSNSIQSSAGSSKASGYGFADKIADGMTIQVSTVNLLLETRGGVRRKGGAAWAAPLASITIRNLLLCTTNENWQVVNLKEAREFSNNKGFIYVFKKLEWESLSIDLLPHPDMFADASLARSQGGSTQRDDDGAKRVFFGGERFLEGISGEAHITVQRTEQNSPLGLEVQLHITEAVCPALSEPGLRALLRFLTGLYVCLNRGDVDLKAQQRSTEAAGRSLVSILVDHIFLCIKDAEFQLELLMQSLLFSRATVSDGEIANNLTKVMIGGLFLRDTFSRPPCTLVQPSMEAVIENDVQIPAFAKNFCPPIYPLGDLQWHLSVGVPLICLHSLQVKPSPVPPSFASETVIACQPLMIHVQEESCLRISSFLADGIVVSRGDVLPDFSLNSLTFIIKELDVTVPLDMSKLDNPTASKNSFAQNSFTGARLHIENLFFSESPSLKLRLLNLEKDPACFCLWQGQPIDASQKKWTAGASHLGLSLETSARSTGQLNSHVLASGLWRCVELKDASIEAAMVTADGSPLTNVPPPGGVVRVGVACQQYLSNTSVEQLFFVLDLYAYFGRVGEKIASVGRSRRPKRIGNESSGGRLMDEVPCDTAVSLAVKGLQLRFLESSSIDIEGRPLVQFIGEDLFFKVAHRTLGGAIAVSSTLQWQTVEVDCVETEGSLVHENGTILTSVDNGCVVSTDGCPQLRAVFWVHDQRKHQRNGIAQAIPFLDVNIVHVIPFSERDKECHSLSVSACISGIRLGGGMNYAETLLHRFGILGPDGGPGEGLSKGLKNLSTGPLSKLFKTSSLSVDDLGEDKSSENGEDGGFLNLEMPDDVDVCIELKDWLFALEGAQEMAERWRFSDHEHVGREVSCWHTTFQSLLVKAKKTIPRQELNGKGKSHERQKYPVELVIVGVKGLQILKPLGQKGISVSENGIKQVIETGGINLEAHMVMSGENVDDDMPTWIVENLKFSVNQPIEAVVTKDELQHLALLCKSEVDAMGRIAAGVLKLLKLERSIGQATIYQLSNLVGEPQIESSVGVGSLICWMRTVD